The DNA sequence ATGTTGttatttcgccataacactttcacggaagccacttctttagttcgaagcttccttacctgccgatctaaaataactactggtacctctgcataagataagtcttcagcaatgtgaatatcctcaatgggcgtaatacgtgaaggatctccaatgcacttccgcaacatagatacatgaaacacaggatggactgcttccaattctaaaggcaaatcaagctcgtacgccaccctaccaatcctccgaataatcttatacggtccaacatacctggggctgagcttccccttctttccaaatcgcatgacgcccttcataggcgatactttcaggaaaacccaatcttctacatcaaactctaagtctcgtcgtcgaaCATCTGCATAAGACTTTTGCTGACTTTGTGCTGTACGCAGCCGGTCTCTAATAAGTTTTACCTTTTCCATTGCTTGCTGGACTAAGTTAGGACCTAGCAACTCTGCTTCCCCGACCTCGAACCAACCGATCGATGACCTACACTTCCGCTCGTATAGTGCttcgtaaggagccatctgaatacttgcttggaagctgttattataagcgaactcaataagaggtagatgatcatcccaacttcctttaaaatctagcacgcaggcacgtaacatatcctcaactgTCTCAATAGTACGCTCTGCCTGTCCATCAGTTTGCGGATGAAAAgcggtgctaagatttacctgcgtgcctagacccttctgaaaagatttccaaaaatatgctgtaaattgagcccctcgatcagagataatagataatggcactccgtgaaggcgaacaatctctcgaatgtaaagcttggcataatcctcggctgaatatgtcgtcctgactggcaggaaatgagcagattttgtaagcctatcaataattacccaaataGAATCATACCTCCATGGAGTGCGAGGCAAACCAGTGATGAAGTCCATATTTATCATGTCCCATTTCCATAATGGAAGCTCAATACACTGAGTTAGGCCTCCAGGCCTCTGATGTTCGGCTTTTAACTTGCTGGCAGTTGGGACATTGGACTACCATCTCCgcgatatcttttttcattccattccaccaatagatctgtcgaaggtcccgatacatctttgtcgctccgggatgaactgcatatctagaataatgggcctccaaaataatcttggcACGGAGCTCTCCTACTGACGGTACACATAAGTGGCCCTGgtatctaaggactccatctccAGTTAGCTCAAATAAAGGTTGTCGCTGCTGTGGAATACTTTCCCTCAGTTTTATAAGCACAGGATCATCGTGTTATCGCTCTTTCACTTCAGTAACAAAAGAAGATTTTGCCGTATTCTGAACGAGAATGCGTCCACCCTCTGCATCTACCAAACGCACCTGCAAACTAGCTAGCTGGCATAGATATTTGGTCATCTTGACCTTATCAGCTTCAATATGGCTTAGACTGCCCATGGACTTCCGGTTAAGGGCATCAGCAACAATATTAGCTTtgccgggatgatataaaatatcaacatcatagtcctttagaaATTCTAGCCATCTTCTTTGTCGTAAGTTAAGCTCCCTCTGTTTaaataaatactgaaggctctggtggtcggtgaaaacatcaatatgaaccccatatagataatgccgccaaatctttagggcAAATACAACTGCGGCTAAATCAAGATCGTGCGTAGGATAGTTCTGTTCATGTTTTCGCAACTGTCTGGAGGCGTAcgcgataaccttaccatgctgcataagaacacaacctaggccaattctcgaggcatcacaatatacaacataacCCTCGGTGCCATCCGGAAGAGTCTAGACAGGTGCCGTAGTAAGCCTTTTCTTTAGTTCCTGAAAACTTTGTTCACATgcctcagtccactgaaacttagctcccttatatgtcagtttcgtcaatggtgcagagatagaggaaaatccctccacaaaccttcggtaataccctgccaagcctaaaaagctacgaacctctgtcggattcaagggcctcggccaagtcatcacagcttcaatcttttggccatcaaccttgataccatcgccggtaataacatgaccaagaaaagctacagaagttagccaaaatttacattaagagaatttagcatataacctgTAGTCCTGGAGAGTCTGCAATACAGCTCgcaagtggtccgcatgctcGGCTTCCGATCGTGAATAgatcaggatgtcgtcaataaacacaatcacaaattcatccaagaatggtttgaatacccggtttataagatccataaaggctgctggggcatttgtaagcccgaaagacatgacaaggaattcaaaatggccatacctcgtcctaaatgctgtttttgggatatcaatatccctgactcgtagctgatgataaccggatcgcaagtcgatcttcgaaaagcatttggcaccttgtaactggtcgaacaagtcatcaatccgtggaagaggatacttattcttgatagtgactttatttagttgcctgtagtcaatgcacatccgcaaggacccatctttctttcgaacaaagagcaccggagcaccccatggggatgtacttggcctaataaagcctttatcgagcaagtccttcagttgttccttcaattcccttagctctgcaggagccattctgtagggaggaatggatataggctgcgcatcaggaagcaaatctatagcgaaatcgatttccctttcggggggaattcctggaagctcgtcagggaataccgtcgggaattcattcacaataggaaCTGACTGAAGAGtcgctggctccttatctatatccctaacatgaaccagatggtatatacaacctttagcaataaacttccgagccctaaggtatgaaataaacttACCCTTGGGCGTGGCTGCATTACCTTTCCATTCAAGGATAGGCTCACCAGGAAAATGAAATCGGACCAACTTTGCACGACAATCAATATTAGCATAACAAgctgccaaccaatccatacccataatgACATCGAAGTCTAGCATAACCAATTCAACTAAATCAACAGAGGTTGGACGGTCATTAATTAACACTGTACAATCTCGATAGACATGATTAGCTACAATAGAGTCGCCAACTGGCGTAGACACCTCAACTGGATGTGGCAACAACTCAGATCTCATGTCAAGCTTACCagcaataaatggagtaatatatgaaaatgtagagccgggatccatcaatgcataaatggcatgagaatgtattgtcaatatacctgtgacaacatctggggaTGTCTCTGAATCATGTCGGCCTGTGAGTGCATAAAAGCGGTTCTGGCCACCACTAGAACCTGAGGTGTCTCCTCCACCTCTCCCACTACCACGGCCCTGAGTAGACTGTGGACCTGGTCGGGGAGCACGGACTGAGGGCGAAGAGGCTGCTGTGAATCCTGAAGGCTGGGCTGGTGTACCTCTGCCTAACCCCGGGCACCGGCTAATATAATGTCCTGTCTACCCACAATGAAAACATGCACTCGAACCCTGTCTACATTGCCCGGTGTGCAGCTTACCGCACTAAGTACATGGAGGAGTAAGCTGTCTCACCTGTGCAGAACGCTCCTGTCGACGGCCCTCAGGCTGGCTTGAGCTCTGCCCCGATCCTGACTGAATATAACGATCAAACCGCTGGCCCTGCATCTGTGGTGGGAAACTACCTGCTGACCGAGGTGGATATCGATGGAGTGGGGCCCTAAAATCAACTCGTGGCTCCCTATAAGACCCCATAGTACGAGCCATCTTACTCTGCTCCCTATTCCTGCGAGTATCACGAATCCGACGGGAAAGGTCCTCTGTAGTCTGAGCGAAAGCCTGTATGCGGGAAATATCTACATCATCCGATAGGGATGCAACCCTACAGTCTCTAATCAGATGATCCCCCAAACCATCCACATAATGATGAACTCTAGCCCTCATGGTACGTACTATATCTGGTGCATACCTTGCCAAAGAATTAAACTTATGGCTATAATCCCTCACACTCATATCCCCCTGCTTTAGGCTAAGAAACTGGTCAAGATGGGCCTCCCGAACCTCCCGTGGTAAATAATGGGCTAAAAAACCTCTGAGAAGTCCTCCCACTCTGCTGGCGGAGCATCAGGTCCTCTAGATCTCTCCCATGCCTCATACCATAGGACGGCTACATCACGTAGTTGAAAAGAAGCCAACTCCACAGCCTCGGTGACGGAGGCATGCATCACCCTCAATACTCTATACATATGGTCTATAAAGTCCTAGGGATCCTCAGTGGAACTGGATCCTGTAAATAATGGAGGGGCCAAGTGAAGAAACTCTTGTACCGTCGAGCTTCCTATCCGATCTCTCCGGGCATCTGCTCCTGACTCTATCTGTCGCTCATGAATAGAAACCATCCTAGTCAGCAACTGAATAGCCTCCCTCATCCCCTGCTCCCCAGTCTCTGATGGGAGAACAATAGGGGCTGGAGGTCCTGTGTCTCTAGCTGCCTCAGGTACCAATGGAACTGGTTAGGCTGGGGGTACTGCATCTCCCTGGGCTCCAACAAGTGTTGGGGAAGCTGAAACTAGGGGTACTGGAGACTCACTGTGAGCCTCTAAGGGAAATCTATCCCTCTGACCCGGTGGGGAACGACTGGTGCATTCTCCCGGATCCATACCTGTCTCTCGATGTGCCATCTCCTGAGCGTAGGTAGCTTGTTAGATAGGAAACAcaaagcacgatttagatttcatatGTTCTTATGACTTCGCTCTATAGCACAAtctattaattgaaagaaatgtaaccattcctaaatgcttcatagcctcctgattataagtgtggtgcacaacatacccataagcaagactctactagacacggcttgtggaCTCCCTAGGatacgacctgctctgataccaagtttgtcacgccccaaactaggggaggcacgactagcactcgatactgtattcgatcgagttagccactaaacatactagctaactagactgggggcccaacagatcgggcagcacaacatctgaaatactaagcctggaccgtaaggttatgacatgaataacaataagccatataaacataggtagacaagccaaaataataaaatactagctggctgacgaggccgcgactgaagacatacatgcctacacacctatatatatatgccaagcctatgggctggagactgaaagcagcaaaaagaaacccagaatattgtgtccacaatagcctctaatAGTGTGATAAGCACTGTCGGGATACGGCCCCAATtatacccaaactgtacaacaaaagtaaccatcctatgaaagctccaggaagaggtggagcttaccaactcacagctgaaccccgaaatcctagcggaggggtcgatcagagtccctacctggacctgcacacACGAAACAAAAATGtagtgtccccaggcaacgggacatcagtacaaataaaaatgtactggtatgtaaggcagcaagtagaatcatacatagctgatgtaaaaaggtaataaaataccacctgacactgaaactctgatagcctccatggccgacatccgacctcatagtaataaaatatgcatggtatgctcgtgtaatcgtatgtcgtgaatacatatatattgatgtaaatgcatgacatacccaaccaaatgctagcaatggcggtctctcccggtagctaaccggtatcatattgccaacctttggccatctgtacaatatatatagtctttcgggacaaataggccccttacctccgattatagctcgaagtccatacataatatgtcatgtatgatatgaaatttcaatgcacataataggccataacaagaacttagccaaccttggctcattggtactcttattctcataatctcataatcaccttcgtatcgcatacaaatgtctTGTGGAACCTCGTATCtattttaataagtttgaaaacttaactcgacttttagaaagataacttaactttgaatatgttcataaaaagcttaaggttcttcacttagtccttatacctgatttcttgataattaataaaagaaagtatttcaaaaaaaatcaaacgttttagtagtttaaacataaaaattatatttgagaattttgaaatcgacgtgtcactttagaaattttaaaatacactttaacaaggaagaaggactgatggaaaatactaaatgcctttatttttaagtcacacaacccaaagacgaataagaattcatatatatggacatatatttaagaaagccgacaaaatgacatatatagatgtcgaataccctttttaaccgaacgagtggaatatcaacctaatagcatcatgaaaatacttcagctacgataccaatgcctttcacagaaggtctttctagcaacagaatagtaaaatatcatatttggcgtcttaggaatttccaaaaattcgtgctaaaaggaaggacgaaacttagccttaacatacctctccaacgaacgtccgaatgcctgtagttccttcacaaaagttgttccttacgtcctaagcttcgaaaccactatatatatgcagcttatacgcacttataaacagttcataaatgagtttaaatcggcagatttgccatatgatcctaacttgacgaaacgcccatagaactttgtaaaaacgatcataaaagagtcccaagatgattaccttggcaaaccaagtataaatcctgaagaaccagcaagaataacaatttcctatcttccaaaaatagctccaaacacagctaatagaaggggaaaacgattgcaaagcgtagagattgcgcttctaggcacaggggcaaactttaacgatagaaatcgttaaaaacgcaccttaatcactcaagaacaccatgaaaccctctcttaagctttctcactgttttgggatgaagatgaaatattttggggtcttaaaagtcggatttcccgacttataccacttgtttgacccgacctGGTTCGCGACCCAATTTCAGCCCGGACAGTCCTCGGTAAAACAGTCATAACCTTTTACTCCAATGTCGGTTTGATGTGATATTTCTTTGGttgcaaactagactcgtagaccttcgatttggtaggttgtggatcccataactctttatatattgggagaaacaatctgatacatttgacccaaagtttagaaaatttattagagaaatttacgataacttttgccgacctttatttcgcaacttgcttgactccaaaacttaacatgtgaccagtgtgatattataatacctcataacacattattcttagcatattatatactcttagtcttatcccacaggtgcaagttaacttaaaccttccgaacgcgcggggtgctacccgagccatttctttaaccatgaacctttgtttaagggattcctttgacttaaagctttagtttagttccttgatattaccacacattttcagtattattctcccaatgtgctatacccaatcatatatacctaatataaccatgccacgttacgtatattacgtaagagaagagagaaacacctgggATCTCACAGTCTCCccccttaagaacattcgtccgcgAATGGGTCAAGTCAATTCTTTGGTTTCATTTCTTGTCCGCTAATACGTTATTTGCGAGGCTATATTTGTTACATTTGCAAAGCATTAGTCAAATTCTGAAGATTCCAACTATTAGGCTTCGTATAACTATCTCGCAATAAGAAATTTAAATTGCACTTTCAAGTCATTTAAAATCCAATTAAGTTGCTGTAAAGAAACAATTGGCAATTATTTAAATGCGACTCACCTTAAATCGTAAATAGGTGGGGGTACTTCTTCCTCATTTCCTCCTCAGCTTCCCAGGTCATTTCCTCGATGTTGttatttcgccataacactttcacggaagccacttctttagttcgaagcttccttacctgccgatctaaaataactACTGGTACCTCTGCATAAGATAAGTCTTCAGCAATGTGAAAATCCTCAATGGGCGTAATACGTGAAGGATCTCCAATGCATTTCCgcagcatagatacatgaaacacaggATGGACTGCTTCTAATTCTAAAGGCAAATCAAGCTCGTACGCCACCCTACCAATCCTCCGAATAATCTTATACGGTCCAACATACCTGGGGCTGAGCttccccttctttccaaatcgcatgacgcccttcataggcgatactttcaggaaaacccaatcttctacatcaaactctaagtctcgtcgtcgaaCATCTATATAAGACTTTTGCCGACTTTGTGCTGTACGCAGCCGGTCTCTAATAAGTTTTTCCTTTTCCATTGCTTGCTAGACTAAGTTAGGACCTAGCAACTCTGCTTCCCCGACCTCGAACCAACCGATCGGAGACCTACACTTCCGCCCGTATAGTGCttcgtaaggagccatctgaatactagcttggaagctgttattataagcgaactcaataagaggtagatgatcatcccaacttcctttaaaatctagcacgcaggcacgtaacatatcctcaactgtctgaatagtacgctctgccTGTCCATCAGTTTGCGGATGAAAAGCGGTGCAAAGATTTACCTGCGTGCCTAGGCCCTTctgaaaagatttccaaaaatatgctgtaaattgagcccctcgatcagagataatagataatggcactccgtgaaggcgaacaatctctcgaatgtaaagcttggcataatcctcggctgaatatgtcgtcctgactggcaggaaatgagcagattttgtaagcctatcaataattacccaaataGAATCATACCTCCGTGGAGTGCGAGGCAAACCAGTGATGAAGTCCATATTTATCATATCCCATTTCCATAAAGCAGGCTCAATACACTGAGTTAGGCCTCCAGGCCTCTGATGTTCGGCTTTAACTTGTTGGTAGTTAGGACATTGGGCTACCATCTCCgcgatatcttttttcattccattccaccaatagatctgtcgaaggtcccgatacatctttgtcgctccgGGATGAACTGCATATCTAGAATAATGGGCCTCCGAAATAATCTTGGCACGGAGCTCTCCTACTGACGGTACACATAAGCGGCCCTGgtatctaaggactccatctccAGTTAGCTCAAATAAAGGTTGTCACTGCTGTGgtatataagttttaaagttttcttgaaaacttcctttgatttgatgtccgattcgtagttctaggtgttattttggcgattcgatcatgcgagcaagttcgtatgatgttttagaacatgtgtgcatgtttggtttggagccctgagggctcgggtgagttttgaataggctatgggatgttttggactttgaaaatttggtattttgcTACAGAAAGTGTTCTGGTatgttcttcttcgcattcgcgaaggtactctcgcgaacgcggagagtaaactgggcagctggatttttcttcttcgcgaacgcaaagtctTGGTCGTGAACGTGAAGCGATGGGGgtattacccttcacgaacgcgaccgtctcctcacgaacgcgtagtgttaggcacacctgggggagggtcgattattccttcagcgcgaacgcgagctatgcctcgcgaacgcgaaggccagggggaaaccttcgcgaacgcgaaggaggactgctactcattgcgaacgcgacaggcccttcgcgaacgcgaagaaggcctaacccctgtgacttaaaacagaaccaaaaacggAATTTTTCCCATTTtgtcacaaaccctcaattata is a window from the Nicotiana tomentosiformis chromosome 10, ASM39032v3, whole genome shotgun sequence genome containing:
- the LOC138900437 gene encoding uncharacterized protein — its product is MSVRDYSHKFNSLARYAPDIVRTMRARVHHYVDGLGDHLIRDCRVASLSDDVDISRIQAFAQTTEDLSRRIRDTRRNREQSKMARTMGSYREPRVDFRAPLHRYPPRSAGSFPPQMQGQRFDRYIQSGSGQSSSQPEGRRQERSAQTGHYISRCPGLGRGTPAQPSGFTAASSPSVRAPRPGPQSTQGRGSGRGGGDTSGSSGGQNRFYALTGRHDSETSPDVVTGILTIHSHAIYALMDPGSTFSYITPFIAGKLDMRSELLPHPVEVSTPVGDSIVANHVYRDCTVLINDRPTSVDLVELVMLDFDVIMGMDWLAACYANIDCRAKLVRFHFPGEPILEWKGNAATPKGKFISYLRARKFIAKGCIYHLVHVRDIDKEPATLQSVPIVNEFPTHGKVIAYASRQLRKHEQNYPTHDLDLAAVVFALKIWRHYLYGVHIDVFTDHQSLQYLFKQRELNLRQRRWLEFLKDYDVDILYHPGKANIVADALNRKSMGSLSHIEADKVKMTKYLCQLASLQVRLVDAEGGRILVQNTAKSSFVTEVKER